One Littorina saxatilis isolate snail1 linkage group LG1, US_GU_Lsax_2.0, whole genome shotgun sequence genomic window carries:
- the LOC138979533 gene encoding uncharacterized protein KIAA0825-like isoform X1, with protein MATMSTSNSTIQEPLNDRIKRLPPFHAVFEGGGPPCSSALQFYLSDLDNKLEENSKQLDSCLQGLLRFTNDLPGERMFSSPKDGLLHMYNSHMLEKDSCYDPETEEAVIILDALLQRLEKEPGCEEEVLQEVLTLASSEGLLLPLRMSAIEAPDPTIVSSASLHGIMDPSDQIIEQRWNKLASQLKKYLSEQLSQLPLAPPGGRCSNYCLDRRIELVESLRVLCSDENAWNKYKTLRIQQLEDIFANLMPEVEEEGVSHKDFAKKCGLLADSVMAMIDEDFVVLTSGIFRKVTGVFKALHDLYLEKFSDEMSLLIDEIGDEVAKSSQRTFKQSKSEHGLHKNNVTGASGKGKEAGHRNSVGALTHTKEGSSMGSRSHQAQSLDSMFFAGNPGAPDSTSAEPRRRNTFPEECMQSLLSIVLALMRLEDHIDGLLRSVAWDITGLPPKKTRRKPSIRGVLKSAASPDGGRYSPHSLQYQHNSGSFSSSDTQLDMLINNPHEMATAPKVVEHSRQEERFRWEWKLVFKKLSTDLSQGVEGMLLDQMQTALSSELTLWEKKHVLKVVTVDTAVQEGRLDYPKVISQASHQFLEVVDRLLPLARVGCDGCLTPVRISFIDTVCICFKNVHVQLVKMSKDVPSKAPLKQMYVMQATSVMIRNSLMHYENLLSSDDGGKKLFSTLLHLYSELIDTLMKQTVQLHSQAMATSILMDADSTDWANIKDFYEDERCSFTIQMWNFHLRGLRHDLWTTCPPNVAQNIFSSVLQDSLLALMQRYVHVQPSFRRIKQYRYDLTTILLCVMDHLLWVCNSASKLLDPGHGQLPHYSVHNLCSNLMAALAVVASPLDALYRGFRRGFVSYHEGLSDQDRSSQGTNTQWMTFFWSALFQPGNKHYDDMQTTTALYLQLTLLLRQPQPHWGLLIQALLMKEYTLSIILLTRSLMMASSHHSHSESLESSNGDNGDKGSRSAEPVNSARCIVFAMVGILAHAQEFPNALSKCVLPAVERCDEWELFNVKTTSAELKPPLWMEALFGILDPLLEKILEPMLFFLLKERSPDAPRDSSLLSRLHELPCGCPSNTAEKAATWPGHHAVPAKDLVRRCLELLIESTQQNMYSLSRPVCMLFHTLQNACADRNIKTPQSCVGLQILAWGMWLKMKDLEGMQTLVGLPLSQHHRHHLPMLADFYYQLMVFGKDKTLPNGSSAATEEKLRTEEVSDLEPAEAKGNGTPRLASKFHKTHKDWLPQKVDSIANYLLNEMFSEPETDILEGSTSVFADQVALEVAAAVMATPSGLQHLRHIHHLICNNSEWLFQQLDVPPPLPLAVEASTADPKTLRFLLNLTPKPEEKFVPAVEQNRIGAFTFDQEAIANFNIVWMSILTSDLGLSEQAFVNLLLNRHEMQPRAVLDDTEKKLVDALRTAFNL; from the exons ATGGCTACGATGAGCACAAGTAACAGCACCATTCAAGAGCCGTTAAATGATAGAATCAAAAGGTTGCCGCCATTCCACGCGGTATTTGAGGGAGGTGGCCCACCTTGTTCGTCTGCACTCCAGTTCTACTTGTCAGACCTTGACAACAAACTGGAAGAAAATTCCAAACA GTTGGACTCCTGCTTACAAGGCTTGTTGCGGTTCACCAATGATTTGCCAGGAGAGCGCATGTTCTCTTCCCCAAAGGATGGACTTTTGCACATGTACAACAGTCACATGTTGGAGAAAGACTCCTGTTACGATCCGGAGACTGAAGAAGCCGTCATTATTTTGGATGCTTTG CTTCAGCGACTGGAGAAGGAGCCTGGTTGTGAAGAGGAGGTGCTACAAGAAGTGCTGACCCTGGCATCCTCTGAGGGTCTGCTACTGCCGCTGAGGATGAGCGCGATTGAGGCGCCAGACCCCACCATTGTCTCCTCTGCCTCTCTGCACGGCATTATGGACCCCAGTGATCAG ATCATAGAGCAGCGTTGGAACAAACTGGCATCACAGCTGAAGAAGTACTTGAGCGAGCAGCTGTCGCAGTTACCTCTAGCTCCCCCTGGTGGCCGCTGCAGCAACTACTGTCTCGATCGACGCATTGAGCTAGTGGAGAGTCTACGAGTGTTGTGTTCTGACGAGAACGCCTGGAACAAGTACAAGACCCTGCGCATTCAACAGCTGGAGGACATCTTTGCCAATTTGATGCCAGag GTGGAAGAGGAAGGAGTGAGCCACAAAGACTTTGCCAAAAAGTGTGGGCTGCTGGCCGACTCCGTCATGGCCATGATCGACGAGGACTTTGTCGTCCTCACCAGCGGCATCTTCCGCAAAGTCACCGGAGTCTTCAAGGCTTTGCATGACCTGTACCTGGAGAAGTTCTCTGACGAGATGTCCTTGTTGATTGACGAGATTGGCGACGAGGTGGCCAAGAGCTCTCAGCGCACGTTCAAGCAGTCCAAGAGTGAACACGGTCTGCACAAGAACAACGTGACAGGAGCGTCGGGCAAAGGCAAAGAAGCTGGTCACCGCAACAGTGTTGGAG CCCTAACTCACACAAAGGAAGGGAGCTCCATGGGATCCCGCAGTCATCAAGCTCAGAGTCTGGACAGCATGTTCTTTGCAGGCAACCCAGGGGCTCCAGACAGCACTTCAGCAGAACCCAGGCGCCGGAACACATTTCCAGAGGAATGCATGCAGTCTCTGCTAAGCATCGTTCTGGCTTTGATGCGGCTGGAGGATCACATTGATGGATTGTTACGCTCCGTCGCCTGGGACATCACTGGTCTGCCGCCTAAGAAAACACGACGCAAACCTAGCATCAGAG GTGTGCTGAAGTCGGCAGCCAGCCCAGACGGAGGTCGCTACTCGCCCCACTCGCTGCAGTACCAGCACAACAGCGGCAGTTTCAGCAGCAGTGACACACAGCTGGACATGCTCATCAACAACCCTCATGAGATGGCCACTGCACCCAAAG TGGTGGAACACAGTCGCCAAGAGGAGAGGTTTCGCTGGGAGTGGAAATTGGTGTTCAAGAAATTGTCCACTGACCTCAGCCAGGGTGTGGAGGGAATGCTGCTAGACCAGATGCAGACGGCGCTGTCTTCTGAGTTGACATTGTGGGAGAAGAAGCATGTCCTCAAGGTCGTTACTGTGGATACCGCTGTGCAAGAGGGCAGGCTGGACTACCCCAAGGTCATTTCACAG GCCAGCCATCAGTTTCTGGAGGTTGTGGACAGACTGCTCCCACTCGCCAGAGTGGGATGTGAcggatgtttgacaccagtcaGGATCTCTTTCATCGACACTGTCTGCATCTGTTTCAAGAACGTCCACGTGCAGCTTGTCAAG ATGAGTAAGGACGTTCCATCCAAGGCCCCCCTGAAACAGATGTACGTGATGCAAGCCACCAGCGTGATGATTCGCAACAGTCTCATGCACTACGAGAATCTCCTCTCTTCTGATGATGGCGG GAAGAAGCTGTTCTCCACACTCCTGCACCTGTACAGTGAGCTGATCGACACACTGATGAAGCAGACGGTGCAGCTGCACAGCCAGGCCATGGCTACCAGCATCCTCATGGACGCTGACTCCACCGACTGGGCCAACATCAAGGACTTTTACGAG GATGAGAGGTGCTCCTTTACAATACAGATGTGGAATTTTCACCTGCGGGGCTTGCGTCACGACCTTTGGACCACCTGTCCCCCCAACGTGGCCCAAAACATTTTCAGTTCTGTGCTGCAAGACTCCCTCCTGGCCCTCATGCAGCGCTACGTGCATGTGCAGCCCTCCTTCCGTCGCATCAAGCAGTACAG GTATGACCTGACGACCATCTTGCTGTGCGTCATGGATCACTTGCTGTGGGTGTGTAACTCAGCGTCCAAACTGCTGGACCCCGGTCACGGTCAGCTGCCTCACTACAGTGTCCACAACCTCTGCTCCAACCTCATGGCCGCCCTGGCTGTCGTCGCCTCTCCTTTGGACGCTCTGtacag AGGTTTTAGGCGAGGGTTCGTCTCGTACCACGAGGGCCTGTCAGATCAGGACAGGTCGTCACAGGGGACCAACACACAGTGGATGACCTTCTTCTGGTCTGCCTTGTTCCAGCCTGGAAACAAACA CTATGATGATATGCAAACAACAACTGCTCTGTACCTGCAGCTGACGCTTCTGCTGagacaaccacaaccacactgGGGACTTCTCATCCAG GCTTTGTTGATGAAAGAATACACGCTGTCAATCATTCTTCTCACTCGGAGCCTCATGATGGCCAGTTCACACCACAGCCATAGCGAGAGCCTCGAATCCAGCAACGGTGACAATGGCGATAAGGGGTCAAGGTCAGCCGAGCCAGTGAATAGCGCAAGATGCATTGTATTCGCCATGGTTGGTATTCTAGCCCACGCTCAAGAGTTCCCCAACGCCTTGTCCAAGTGTGTGCTGCCTGCTGTGGAAAG GTGTGATGAGTGGGAATTGTTCAACGTTAAGACAACGTCTGCAGAGTTAAAG CCCCCTTTGTGGATGGAAGCTTTATTTGGTATTCTGGATCCTCTACTTGAAAA GATTCTGGAGCCCATGTTGTTCTTCCTGCTAAAGGAGAGGTCTCCTGACGCTCCGCGAGACAGCAGCCTGTTGTCACGGTTACATGAACTGCCTTGCGGTTGTCCGAGCAACACTGCAGAAAAAGCAGCCACCTGGCCTGGTCATCATGCAGTGCCAG CCAAGGATCTTGTGAGACGCTGCCTGGAACTGCTGATTGAGAGCACCCAACAGAACATGTACAGCCTGAGTCGTCCTGTCTGCATGCTGTTCCACACTCTTCAGAACGCTTGTGCTGATCGTAACATCAAGACTCCTCAGTCCTGTGTTGGTCTACAG ATCCTGGCCTGGGGGATGTGGCTGAAGATGAAGGACCTGGAAGGAATGCAGACACTGGTGGGGCTGCCCCTGTCTCAGCACCACCGACACCATCTGCCCATGTTGGCAGACTTCTACTACCAGCTCATGGTCTTTGGAAAAG ACAAAACTCTTCCCAATGGGTCTTCTGCTGCAACTGAAGAAAAGTTAAGAACAGAAGAGGTGTCGGATTTAGAACCAGCAGAAG CAAAAGGCAATGGTACACCTCGCCTGGCCAGCAAGTTCCACAAAACTCACAAGGATTGGCTGCCCCAGAAAGTGGATTCCATCGCAAATTACCTGCTGAATGA AATGTTCAGCGAGCCAGAAACGGACATCTTGGAGGGCTCCACCAGTGTGTTTGCTGACCAGGTGGCTCTGGAGGTGGCGGCTGCTGTCATGGCAACGCCCTCTGGCCTTCAACATCTGCGTCACATCCACCATCTCATCTGCAACAACAGCGAGTGGCTGTTCCAGCAGCTGGATGTTCCC
- the LOC138979533 gene encoding uncharacterized protein KIAA0825-like isoform X2: MATMSTSNSTIQEPLNDRIKRLPPFHAVFEGGGPPCSSALQFYLSDLDNKLEENSKQLDSCLQGLLRFTNDLPGERMFSSPKDGLLHMYNSHMLEKDSCYDPETEEAVIILDALLQRLEKEPGCEEEVLQEVLTLASSEGLLLPLRMSAIEAPDPTIVSSASLHGIMDPSDQIIEQRWNKLASQLKKYLSEQLSQLPLAPPGGRCSNYCLDRRIELVESLRVLCSDENAWNKYKTLRIQQLEDIFANLMPEVEEEGVSHKDFAKKCGLLADSVMAMIDEDFVVLTSGIFRKVTGVFKALHDLYLEKFSDEMSLLIDEIGDEVAKSSQRTFKQSKSEHGLHKNNVTGASGKGKEAGHRNSVGALTHTKEGSSMGSRSHQAQSLDSMFFAGNPGAPDSTSAEPRRRNTFPEECMQSLLSIVLALMRLEDHIDGLLRSVAWDITGLPPKKTRRKPSIRGVLKSAASPDGGRYSPHSLQYQHNSGSFSSSDTQLDMLINNPHEMATAPKVVEHSRQEERFRWEWKLVFKKLSTDLSQGVEGMLLDQMQTALSSELTLWEKKHVLKVVTVDTAVQEGRLDYPKVISQASHQFLEVVDRLLPLARVGCDGCLTPVRISFIDTVCICFKNVHVQLVKMSKDVPSKAPLKQMYVMQATSVMIRNSLMHYENLLSSDDGGKKLFSTLLHLYSELIDTLMKQTVQLHSQAMATSILMDADSTDWANIKDFYEDERCSFTIQMWNFHLRGLRHDLWTTCPPNVAQNIFSSVLQDSLLALMQRYVHVQPSFRRIKQYRYDLTTILLCVMDHLLWVCNSASKLLDPGHGQLPHYSVHNLCSNLMAALAVVASPLDALYRGFRRGFVSYHEGLSDQDRSSQGTNTQWMTFFWSALFQPGNKHYDDMQTTTALYLQLTLLLRQPQPHWGLLIQALLMKEYTLSIILLTRSLMMASSHHSHSESLESSNGDNGDKGSRSAEPVNSARCIVFAMVGILAHAQEFPNALSKCVLPAVERCDEWELFNVKTTSAELKPPLWMEALFGILDPLLEKILEPMLFFLLKERSPDAPRDSSLLSRLHELPCGCPSNTAEKAATWPGHHAVPAKDLVRRCLELLIESTQQNMYSLSRPVCMLFHTLQNACADRNIKTPQSCVGLQILAWGMWLKMKDLEGMQTLVGLPLSQHHRHHLPMLADFYYQLMVFGKAKGNGTPRLASKFHKTHKDWLPQKVDSIANYLLNEMFSEPETDILEGSTSVFADQVALEVAAAVMATPSGLQHLRHIHHLICNNSEWLFQQLDVPPPLPLAVEASTADPKTLRFLLNLTPKPEEKFVPAVEQNRIGAFTFDQEAIANFNIVWMSILTSDLGLSEQAFVNLLLNRHEMQPRAVLDDTEKKLVDALRTAFNL, from the exons ATGGCTACGATGAGCACAAGTAACAGCACCATTCAAGAGCCGTTAAATGATAGAATCAAAAGGTTGCCGCCATTCCACGCGGTATTTGAGGGAGGTGGCCCACCTTGTTCGTCTGCACTCCAGTTCTACTTGTCAGACCTTGACAACAAACTGGAAGAAAATTCCAAACA GTTGGACTCCTGCTTACAAGGCTTGTTGCGGTTCACCAATGATTTGCCAGGAGAGCGCATGTTCTCTTCCCCAAAGGATGGACTTTTGCACATGTACAACAGTCACATGTTGGAGAAAGACTCCTGTTACGATCCGGAGACTGAAGAAGCCGTCATTATTTTGGATGCTTTG CTTCAGCGACTGGAGAAGGAGCCTGGTTGTGAAGAGGAGGTGCTACAAGAAGTGCTGACCCTGGCATCCTCTGAGGGTCTGCTACTGCCGCTGAGGATGAGCGCGATTGAGGCGCCAGACCCCACCATTGTCTCCTCTGCCTCTCTGCACGGCATTATGGACCCCAGTGATCAG ATCATAGAGCAGCGTTGGAACAAACTGGCATCACAGCTGAAGAAGTACTTGAGCGAGCAGCTGTCGCAGTTACCTCTAGCTCCCCCTGGTGGCCGCTGCAGCAACTACTGTCTCGATCGACGCATTGAGCTAGTGGAGAGTCTACGAGTGTTGTGTTCTGACGAGAACGCCTGGAACAAGTACAAGACCCTGCGCATTCAACAGCTGGAGGACATCTTTGCCAATTTGATGCCAGag GTGGAAGAGGAAGGAGTGAGCCACAAAGACTTTGCCAAAAAGTGTGGGCTGCTGGCCGACTCCGTCATGGCCATGATCGACGAGGACTTTGTCGTCCTCACCAGCGGCATCTTCCGCAAAGTCACCGGAGTCTTCAAGGCTTTGCATGACCTGTACCTGGAGAAGTTCTCTGACGAGATGTCCTTGTTGATTGACGAGATTGGCGACGAGGTGGCCAAGAGCTCTCAGCGCACGTTCAAGCAGTCCAAGAGTGAACACGGTCTGCACAAGAACAACGTGACAGGAGCGTCGGGCAAAGGCAAAGAAGCTGGTCACCGCAACAGTGTTGGAG CCCTAACTCACACAAAGGAAGGGAGCTCCATGGGATCCCGCAGTCATCAAGCTCAGAGTCTGGACAGCATGTTCTTTGCAGGCAACCCAGGGGCTCCAGACAGCACTTCAGCAGAACCCAGGCGCCGGAACACATTTCCAGAGGAATGCATGCAGTCTCTGCTAAGCATCGTTCTGGCTTTGATGCGGCTGGAGGATCACATTGATGGATTGTTACGCTCCGTCGCCTGGGACATCACTGGTCTGCCGCCTAAGAAAACACGACGCAAACCTAGCATCAGAG GTGTGCTGAAGTCGGCAGCCAGCCCAGACGGAGGTCGCTACTCGCCCCACTCGCTGCAGTACCAGCACAACAGCGGCAGTTTCAGCAGCAGTGACACACAGCTGGACATGCTCATCAACAACCCTCATGAGATGGCCACTGCACCCAAAG TGGTGGAACACAGTCGCCAAGAGGAGAGGTTTCGCTGGGAGTGGAAATTGGTGTTCAAGAAATTGTCCACTGACCTCAGCCAGGGTGTGGAGGGAATGCTGCTAGACCAGATGCAGACGGCGCTGTCTTCTGAGTTGACATTGTGGGAGAAGAAGCATGTCCTCAAGGTCGTTACTGTGGATACCGCTGTGCAAGAGGGCAGGCTGGACTACCCCAAGGTCATTTCACAG GCCAGCCATCAGTTTCTGGAGGTTGTGGACAGACTGCTCCCACTCGCCAGAGTGGGATGTGAcggatgtttgacaccagtcaGGATCTCTTTCATCGACACTGTCTGCATCTGTTTCAAGAACGTCCACGTGCAGCTTGTCAAG ATGAGTAAGGACGTTCCATCCAAGGCCCCCCTGAAACAGATGTACGTGATGCAAGCCACCAGCGTGATGATTCGCAACAGTCTCATGCACTACGAGAATCTCCTCTCTTCTGATGATGGCGG GAAGAAGCTGTTCTCCACACTCCTGCACCTGTACAGTGAGCTGATCGACACACTGATGAAGCAGACGGTGCAGCTGCACAGCCAGGCCATGGCTACCAGCATCCTCATGGACGCTGACTCCACCGACTGGGCCAACATCAAGGACTTTTACGAG GATGAGAGGTGCTCCTTTACAATACAGATGTGGAATTTTCACCTGCGGGGCTTGCGTCACGACCTTTGGACCACCTGTCCCCCCAACGTGGCCCAAAACATTTTCAGTTCTGTGCTGCAAGACTCCCTCCTGGCCCTCATGCAGCGCTACGTGCATGTGCAGCCCTCCTTCCGTCGCATCAAGCAGTACAG GTATGACCTGACGACCATCTTGCTGTGCGTCATGGATCACTTGCTGTGGGTGTGTAACTCAGCGTCCAAACTGCTGGACCCCGGTCACGGTCAGCTGCCTCACTACAGTGTCCACAACCTCTGCTCCAACCTCATGGCCGCCCTGGCTGTCGTCGCCTCTCCTTTGGACGCTCTGtacag AGGTTTTAGGCGAGGGTTCGTCTCGTACCACGAGGGCCTGTCAGATCAGGACAGGTCGTCACAGGGGACCAACACACAGTGGATGACCTTCTTCTGGTCTGCCTTGTTCCAGCCTGGAAACAAACA CTATGATGATATGCAAACAACAACTGCTCTGTACCTGCAGCTGACGCTTCTGCTGagacaaccacaaccacactgGGGACTTCTCATCCAG GCTTTGTTGATGAAAGAATACACGCTGTCAATCATTCTTCTCACTCGGAGCCTCATGATGGCCAGTTCACACCACAGCCATAGCGAGAGCCTCGAATCCAGCAACGGTGACAATGGCGATAAGGGGTCAAGGTCAGCCGAGCCAGTGAATAGCGCAAGATGCATTGTATTCGCCATGGTTGGTATTCTAGCCCACGCTCAAGAGTTCCCCAACGCCTTGTCCAAGTGTGTGCTGCCTGCTGTGGAAAG GTGTGATGAGTGGGAATTGTTCAACGTTAAGACAACGTCTGCAGAGTTAAAG CCCCCTTTGTGGATGGAAGCTTTATTTGGTATTCTGGATCCTCTACTTGAAAA GATTCTGGAGCCCATGTTGTTCTTCCTGCTAAAGGAGAGGTCTCCTGACGCTCCGCGAGACAGCAGCCTGTTGTCACGGTTACATGAACTGCCTTGCGGTTGTCCGAGCAACACTGCAGAAAAAGCAGCCACCTGGCCTGGTCATCATGCAGTGCCAG CCAAGGATCTTGTGAGACGCTGCCTGGAACTGCTGATTGAGAGCACCCAACAGAACATGTACAGCCTGAGTCGTCCTGTCTGCATGCTGTTCCACACTCTTCAGAACGCTTGTGCTGATCGTAACATCAAGACTCCTCAGTCCTGTGTTGGTCTACAG ATCCTGGCCTGGGGGATGTGGCTGAAGATGAAGGACCTGGAAGGAATGCAGACACTGGTGGGGCTGCCCCTGTCTCAGCACCACCGACACCATCTGCCCATGTTGGCAGACTTCTACTACCAGCTCATGGTCTTTGGAAAAG CAAAAGGCAATGGTACACCTCGCCTGGCCAGCAAGTTCCACAAAACTCACAAGGATTGGCTGCCCCAGAAAGTGGATTCCATCGCAAATTACCTGCTGAATGA AATGTTCAGCGAGCCAGAAACGGACATCTTGGAGGGCTCCACCAGTGTGTTTGCTGACCAGGTGGCTCTGGAGGTGGCGGCTGCTGTCATGGCAACGCCCTCTGGCCTTCAACATCTGCGTCACATCCACCATCTCATCTGCAACAACAGCGAGTGGCTGTTCCAGCAGCTGGATGTTCCC